One Anopheles marshallii chromosome 3, idAnoMarsDA_429_01, whole genome shotgun sequence genomic region harbors:
- the LOC128714235 gene encoding PI-PLC X domain-containing protein 3, whose product MMDFTDDLENWMGKLPAELKAVPIIHLAIPGSHDTMSYGIKNKAPVAPDADPIVGTLNKFIPCVVRRWAVTQRYNMLEQLKCGVRYFDLRICMKRPENKFYFVHGLFCEEISEPLDQLKEFLRTHPKEFVVLDCQHFYSFNPTDHCVLSAELNRIFDKKIYSRNVSELQECTLESATGNGKQVLIVYRSDACVNERFWLSQDWPTPWPNEINVKKLQQYLDESLSQRRPDTGFVSQCVLTPTVRYIVPRFMSSLRATCAKAVDRQLMDWIKGQVPGTFAGEEKPRTNVFLADFVDIADNQFCKVVVGLNKKLLEQDNNSTHSSPSKKSS is encoded by the exons ATGATGGACTTTACGGATGATCTGGAAAACTGGATGGGAAAACTGCCGGCCGAGTTAAAGGCCGTACCTATCATCCATTTGGCTATTCCCGGTTCGCACGACACGATGTCGTACggtattaaaaataaagcaccgGTCGCACCGGATGCTGATCCGATTGTAGGGACGCTCAACAAATTCATTCCCTGTGTCGTACGGCGATGGGCTGTAACGCAACGTTACAACATGCTAGAGCAGCTAAAGTGTGGCGTAAG GTACTTTGATTTGCGAATTTGCATGAAACGGCCAgagaacaaattttacttcgTGCACGGTCTGTTTTGTGAGGAAATATCGGAACCGCTCGATCAGCTGAAGGAATTTCTGCGCACCCATCCGAAGGAGTTTGTCGTGCTAGACTGTCAGCATTTCTATTCGTTCAACCCAACCGATCACTGCGTCCTGTCGGCGGAACTCAACCGTATCTTCGATAAAAAGATATACTCCCGTAATGTAAGCGAACTGCAGGAATGTACGCTTGAATCTGCCACCGGGAATGGCAAGCAGGTGCTGATCGTGTACCGTAGCGACGCGTGCGTTAACGAGCGGTTCTGGTTGAGCCAGGATTGGCCGACGCCATGGCCGAACGAGATCAACGTGAAGAAACTGCAGCAGTATCTGGATGAGTCGTTGTCCCAGCGTCGCCCCGACACGGGATTCGTATCACAGTGCGTCCTGACCCCGACAGTGCGCTACATAGTGCCCCGGTTCATGTCATCGCTGCGTGCCACCTGTGCGAAAGCGGTTGACCGACAGCTGATGGACTGGATCAAGGGCCAAGTGCCGGGTACGTTCGCTGGCGAAGAAAAGCCCCGCACCAATGTATTTCTGGCCGATTTCGTCGACATAGCAGACAATCAATTTTGCAAGGTGGTGGTAGGATTGAACAAGAAGCTGCTGGAGCAGGACAACAACAGTACGCACAGTTCACCGTCAAAGAAGAGTTCGTAA